One genomic window of Candidatus Kuenenia stuttgartiensis includes the following:
- a CDS encoding HPP family protein, producing MVTDVIMAKDVMRKTITAAKKETLGRSLAEKLLTGNFSGMPVVNNNNEVVGIITEFDLIKAMDQGKSLEQVTAEDIMTKKPICVEEDTTIEKVIHIMAKEAIIRIPVVKDMVPVGVISRGDVLRCVYGVLRPEFVRISTEHGKMEVFTEFKQTQYKSEDIIHSES from the coding sequence ATGGTTACAGACGTTATTATGGCAAAGGATGTTATGAGGAAAACAATCACTGCGGCTAAAAAAGAAACACTTGGAAGATCTTTGGCCGAAAAATTATTGACCGGCAATTTTAGCGGAATGCCTGTCGTAAATAATAATAATGAGGTTGTTGGAATAATAACTGAATTTGATCTTATAAAAGCAATGGATCAGGGAAAAAGTCTGGAACAGGTAACGGCAGAGGATATCATGACCAAAAAGCCTATTTGTGTAGAAGAAGATACTACAATTGAAAAGGTGATTCATATAATGGCAAAGGAAGCGATTATTCGTATTCCCGTTGTCAAAGATATGGTCCCTGTGGGAGTAATCTCGAGGGGAGACGTTTTAAGATGTGTTTATGGTGTACTACGTCCGGAATTTGTCAGGATTAGCACCGAACATGGCAAAATGGAAGTTTTCACAGAATTCAAACAAACTCAATATAAAAGCGAAGACATTATCCATTCAGAGTCGTAG
- the ftsH gene encoding ATP-dependent zinc metalloprotease FtsH, whose amino-acid sequence MKKDQKTKSFTPSPQWKVLIIFALFFIAIYMLQRYSISTSVPVRHTIAYSQFLEQLDAGNISSVTIKKLHIAGQFYNEALIPLHKDQEPTSVKDFKTQLPTFQGEGLIEKLRSRRVEIRVESSEEGSFFWQFLIGILPWVIIIGVWMLVMRGARQVGGGAGGLFTFGQSKATLFDVKKPKVTYCEVAGMDNVKKELTEVIEFLKDPGKFEKIGAKVPKGVLLIGPPGTGKTLLARATAGEAGVPFYSISASEFIEMFVGVGAARVRDMFKKAKDAHPSIIFIDEIDAVGRTRGAGFGGGHDEREQTLNQLLSEMDGFDPHTEVIVMAATNRPDVLDPALLRPGRFDRQLVIDKPGWKERRKILEVHVRNKKLADKVDLEKIARGTPGMTGADLENLANEAALIAVRKKKKTINNEDFDDARDKILMGTVREEIINDLEKRITAYHEAGHTLVSIKLPGTDPIHKVSIVPRGLAMGVTQILPEEDRHYYPKQYLVNKLTVALAGRCAEKLIFNDVSTGAQNDLKEATALAEKMVAQWGMSDKIGPLSLGRGEDHPFLGRELAFQKRYSEDMAWLMDQEIQKIILEAEARASEILKNNQSSLEKLAEALIKEETLEKEDVEKILNNA is encoded by the coding sequence ATGAAAAAAGACCAGAAAACGAAATCTTTTACGCCGTCTCCGCAATGGAAAGTACTCATCATCTTCGCACTGTTTTTTATCGCCATATATATGCTTCAGCGATATTCCATTTCCACCTCAGTGCCTGTTCGTCATACCATTGCTTATAGTCAATTCCTGGAACAACTGGACGCGGGCAATATCTCTTCCGTTACCATAAAAAAATTACACATTGCAGGTCAATTCTATAACGAAGCGCTTATTCCGCTGCACAAAGACCAGGAACCAACTTCCGTAAAAGACTTTAAAACGCAACTGCCCACTTTCCAGGGAGAGGGATTGATAGAAAAACTCAGGAGCAGGCGTGTGGAAATACGCGTCGAATCTTCCGAAGAAGGCTCATTTTTCTGGCAGTTTCTTATTGGCATTCTTCCGTGGGTAATCATCATAGGCGTTTGGATGCTTGTAATGAGAGGTGCAAGGCAGGTGGGAGGCGGAGCGGGGGGACTCTTTACTTTTGGGCAGAGTAAGGCGACTCTTTTTGATGTAAAAAAGCCAAAGGTCACATACTGTGAAGTGGCCGGCATGGATAATGTGAAAAAGGAATTGACAGAGGTGATAGAATTCCTTAAAGATCCTGGCAAATTTGAAAAGATCGGGGCAAAAGTGCCAAAGGGCGTACTGCTTATAGGCCCGCCTGGAACGGGGAAAACACTCCTCGCCAGGGCAACTGCAGGAGAGGCAGGTGTGCCATTTTACAGCATCAGCGCATCGGAATTTATCGAGATGTTTGTAGGTGTGGGGGCAGCACGCGTCAGGGATATGTTTAAAAAGGCAAAAGACGCGCATCCGAGCATTATCTTTATTGACGAAATCGATGCCGTGGGGAGAACCCGCGGAGCAGGGTTTGGGGGTGGACACGACGAACGGGAACAGACATTAAACCAGCTTTTGTCAGAAATGGACGGCTTTGACCCTCACACGGAAGTAATTGTAATGGCCGCTACAAACCGGCCAGACGTGCTTGATCCGGCGCTTCTCAGGCCGGGCAGATTCGACAGGCAGTTGGTAATTGATAAGCCTGGATGGAAGGAACGTAGAAAAATCCTTGAAGTTCACGTCAGAAACAAGAAACTTGCCGATAAGGTTGATCTTGAGAAGATCGCCAGAGGAACCCCGGGTATGACGGGTGCAGACCTCGAAAATCTTGCAAATGAAGCCGCCCTTATCGCTGTGCGTAAAAAGAAAAAAACCATCAACAACGAAGACTTCGATGACGCGAGAGACAAGATACTTATGGGTACTGTCAGGGAAGAAATAATCAACGATTTGGAAAAACGTATTACCGCGTATCATGAGGCAGGGCACACGCTTGTATCAATCAAGCTGCCCGGAACAGATCCCATACATAAAGTAAGCATCGTCCCAAGAGGATTGGCAATGGGGGTAACGCAAATACTACCGGAAGAAGACCGTCACTATTATCCGAAACAATACCTGGTGAACAAACTCACCGTTGCACTTGCCGGACGATGTGCGGAAAAGTTGATTTTTAACGACGTAAGCACCGGCGCACAAAATGATCTCAAAGAGGCTACCGCACTTGCCGAGAAAATGGTTGCGCAATGGGGCATGAGCGACAAAATAGGCCCCCTTAGCCTTGGGCGGGGAGAAGATCATCCATTTTTAGGAAGGGAGCTCGCATTTCAAAAGCGTTACAGCGAGGATATGGCATGGCTTATGGATCAGGAAATACAAAAGATAATACTGGAAGCAGAGGCAAGGGCATCAGAAATTCTAAAAAACAACCAATCCTCTCTTGAAAAACTGGCAGAAGCACTCATTAAAGAAGAAACCCTTGAAAAAGAAGATGTGGAAAAAATACTTAATAATGCATAG
- a CDS encoding M20 family metallopeptidase — protein MNNMVKDIEKYMQNEANEIINFACKLINTKTENPPGNEILAVSVVEKYFKRLKIPYEIFEKTKSRTNIIGYIGERERSRERPSLLAACHLDVVPAGDGWQSDPFCAHVKNGRIFGRGSSDNKGQMASMMAVAKYLKENESGLKGLFLLAGVADEERGSALGMEYLLDECGIHADYAIIPDVANNMQMIDVTEKGALFLEITSFGKQAHGSTPERGINAVWNMIAFLNQIRHYKFRHAFHPLHSPPTMNLGSIHGGTVANTVPAICKAQIDLRYLPGDSPTDIINDIRSIMKEVEDQHSARFELKITSDQPSTNIPVDNPLIEIITKHTEAILGTKPKPMGQSGSTVTKQLIQKGITAVGFGPGDHDEAHAANESISIQELIDFAKIMALISWDILT, from the coding sequence ATGAATAATATGGTAAAAGACATTGAAAAATACATGCAAAATGAAGCAAATGAAATTATAAATTTTGCGTGTAAACTAATAAATACAAAAACCGAAAATCCTCCGGGCAATGAAATTTTGGCCGTTTCGGTAGTGGAGAAATATTTCAAGCGGCTGAAGATTCCTTACGAAATATTTGAAAAAACGAAGAGCAGGACAAATATTATTGGATATATTGGCGAAAGAGAAAGATCGAGGGAGCGCCCTTCATTGCTGGCAGCATGCCATTTGGACGTTGTGCCTGCAGGCGATGGCTGGCAGAGCGACCCCTTTTGCGCACATGTTAAAAACGGGAGGATTTTTGGCAGGGGTTCTTCTGACAATAAAGGCCAAATGGCTTCTATGATGGCAGTGGCAAAGTATCTCAAGGAAAATGAATCCGGGCTAAAAGGCCTGTTTTTGCTGGCAGGTGTTGCCGACGAAGAAAGGGGTTCAGCATTAGGCATGGAGTATTTGCTTGATGAATGCGGCATACATGCCGATTATGCCATTATCCCCGACGTGGCGAATAATATGCAAATGATTGACGTGACGGAGAAGGGGGCATTGTTTCTGGAAATAACTTCATTTGGCAAGCAGGCACACGGTTCCACTCCGGAGAGGGGTATAAATGCGGTATGGAATATGATCGCCTTCTTAAACCAAATCAGGCATTACAAATTCAGACATGCCTTTCATCCATTGCATTCCCCTCCAACAATGAATCTGGGATCGATCCATGGCGGAACGGTAGCAAATACGGTGCCTGCCATCTGCAAGGCGCAAATAGACCTGCGCTATTTGCCGGGAGATTCGCCTACTGATATTATCAATGACATAAGGAGCATTATGAAGGAGGTCGAAGATCAGCATTCCGCAAGATTTGAATTAAAAATCACGTCTGACCAGCCCTCTACAAACATTCCTGTCGATAACCCGCTTATAGAAATAATTACAAAACATACGGAGGCAATCTTAGGGACAAAACCGAAGCCTATGGGGCAATCAGGCTCTACGGTGACGAAACAGCTTATACAAAAGGGTATTACTGCCGTGGGGTTCGGGCCTGGTGACCATGACGAGGCCCATGCCGCAAATGAGTCGATAAGTATTCAGGAATTAATCGATTTCGCAAAGATTATGGCACTTATTTCATGGGATATTTTGACGTAA
- a CDS encoding polyprenol monophosphomannose synthase, which translates to MKTYVMIPTYNERENIGKLILEILHLEIPDLHVVVVDDNSPDGTAGEVKKYATMHPEVELLLRTTNRGRGSAGVAGFQYTLDHGAECVVEMDADFSHHPRYIPDMLNAIQNADLVIGSRFVSGGRDVNRGIVRRLVTFLAGVYVRILLGLKINDVSSGYRCFRRKVLEDIQLDSMISTGPSIVSEVFYKAHVKGFSIREIPIEFEDRIHGETKLNYKVLLKTLLMVLKFKRLHKKGLLFKTSGKSLEI; encoded by the coding sequence ATGAAAACATACGTAATGATACCAACTTATAACGAAAGAGAAAACATCGGGAAATTAATTCTGGAAATATTGCATCTGGAGATTCCTGATTTGCATGTTGTAGTGGTTGACGATAACTCTCCTGACGGCACCGCCGGCGAAGTGAAAAAATATGCAACGATGCATCCGGAGGTTGAATTGCTCCTGAGAACAACAAATAGGGGGAGAGGTTCAGCGGGCGTTGCCGGCTTTCAATATACACTGGATCACGGGGCAGAGTGTGTAGTGGAAATGGACGCTGATTTTTCACACCATCCGAGATATATTCCTGATATGCTTAATGCCATACAGAACGCTGACCTGGTAATCGGGTCAAGGTTTGTGAGCGGAGGCAGGGATGTAAACAGAGGGATTGTTCGCAGGCTGGTAACATTCCTCGCCGGAGTCTATGTCAGGATTTTACTGGGACTAAAAATAAACGATGTTTCTTCCGGTTATCGATGTTTCAGGAGAAAGGTCTTGGAGGATATTCAGTTGGATTCCATGATTTCGACAGGCCCTTCCATTGTATCTGAAGTATTCTACAAAGCTCATGTGAAAGGGTTTTCCATCAGGGAAATACCTATAGAATTTGAAGACCGAATCCACGGTGAAACAAAACTGAATTATAAAGTACTATTGAAAACATTGCTTATGGTTTTGAAATTCAAACGACTGCACAAAAAAGGGTTGTTGTTTAAGACTTCGGGGAAAAGCCTGGAAATATAG
- a CDS encoding menaquinone biosynthesis decarboxylase, protein MKIYSLQDFLKYLEKNGELIRIKTEVDAKLEAAEISIRALQQGLPALLFENIKDSRFPLAMNVLASDKRIELALGKHPDQLGEELITFMEDAMPPKPKVFFKHPGITKRLISTLPKTTFWTTSQEVIQGTDLNGLPVITCWPEDGGPFITLPQVFTYDPRNGKRNVGMYRMQVFDGKTTGMHWQIQKGGGFHYFQSQKSGKPFEIAVALGTDPALLLATVAALPEGIDEVMFSGFLRGRRTRMAKGKTISIPVPADAEFILEGTVHLTELRMEGPFGDHFGHYSNASEFPVFHISAITHRKNPVYPATVVGRPPMEDKYLGNATQQVLGPLIRLIHPEIKNLWAYYEAGFHNLLVVSVEERYRKEAMKTALSIMGEGQLSLTKCVVTVSEEVNPRDFHAVLRAIHEHFDPAYDFIMIPKVPLDTLDFTSYKMNLGSKMIIDATRDDTAKKQVDRKTSQNFETLLKDIDNRIIHWNLLGEALLVVSVKENGREVVRNLTKSTGITGPAIIAAVSTDVDICNLEQTIWGIFTRFDAERDIVFTEEKLVGISPVFRGKMGIDATWKTGYPSPLVMPDEVVDRVNKNWDAYWK, encoded by the coding sequence ATGAAAATATATTCGTTACAGGACTTTCTTAAATACTTAGAAAAAAACGGTGAACTGATACGGATCAAAACTGAGGTAGATGCAAAACTTGAAGCCGCCGAAATCTCTATTCGTGCCCTGCAGCAAGGGCTTCCCGCCTTACTCTTTGAAAACATAAAAGATTCCCGGTTTCCCCTTGCAATGAACGTACTTGCAAGCGATAAACGGATAGAACTGGCATTGGGAAAACATCCCGATCAACTGGGTGAAGAACTCATCACATTCATGGAAGACGCAATGCCGCCTAAACCGAAAGTGTTTTTTAAGCATCCTGGAATTACAAAACGTCTCATCAGCACCCTTCCCAAAACAACGTTTTGGACAACATCGCAGGAGGTAATTCAGGGAACGGACCTCAATGGACTTCCCGTAATCACCTGTTGGCCGGAGGATGGAGGCCCGTTTATCACGCTACCACAGGTTTTCACCTACGACCCCCGCAACGGAAAACGGAATGTCGGTATGTATCGCATGCAGGTTTTCGATGGGAAAACAACGGGCATGCACTGGCAGATACAAAAAGGCGGTGGCTTTCATTATTTCCAATCCCAAAAATCAGGGAAACCATTTGAAATCGCCGTAGCATTGGGAACTGACCCCGCCCTCCTGCTGGCAACGGTTGCAGCCCTGCCGGAGGGAATTGACGAGGTAATGTTCAGCGGTTTTTTACGCGGAAGAAGAACACGAATGGCAAAGGGAAAGACTATTTCAATACCTGTTCCCGCTGATGCCGAGTTTATTCTGGAAGGTACTGTCCATCTCACTGAATTGAGGATGGAAGGCCCCTTTGGTGACCATTTCGGGCATTATTCAAACGCTTCTGAATTTCCTGTTTTTCATATTAGCGCCATTACACACCGCAAAAACCCTGTTTATCCCGCAACCGTTGTCGGCAGGCCGCCAATGGAAGATAAATATCTGGGGAACGCAACGCAGCAAGTGCTTGGTCCCCTCATTCGCCTCATCCATCCTGAAATCAAAAACCTCTGGGCATATTACGAAGCGGGATTTCATAATCTGCTGGTAGTGTCCGTTGAAGAACGCTACAGGAAAGAGGCAATGAAAACAGCGCTCTCTATAATGGGCGAGGGACAACTCTCTCTGACGAAGTGTGTTGTAACTGTATCAGAAGAAGTTAACCCGCGTGATTTTCATGCAGTCCTCAGGGCAATCCACGAACATTTTGACCCTGCGTATGATTTTATCATGATTCCAAAGGTTCCGCTGGATACCCTTGATTTCACCAGTTACAAAATGAACCTTGGCAGTAAAATGATTATCGATGCGACAAGGGATGACACTGCAAAAAAACAGGTAGACCGAAAAACATCCCAAAATTTCGAAACGCTGCTAAAAGATATTGACAACAGGATAATCCATTGGAATCTACTGGGAGAGGCACTTCTCGTAGTTTCCGTAAAGGAGAATGGAAGAGAGGTGGTGCGTAATCTCACAAAATCGACGGGAATTACAGGCCCTGCCATTATCGCTGCGGTAAGCACTGACGTCGATATCTGCAATCTTGAACAAACGATCTGGGGCATATTTACCCGATTCGACGCCGAAAGGGATATTGTATTCACGGAAGAAAAACTGGTGGGCATAAGCCCCGTTTTCAGGGGGAAAATGGGCATTGACGCTACATGGAAGACAGGCTACCCCTCACCGCTTGTCATGCCGGATGAGGTTGTTGACCGGGTAAATAAAAATTGGGATGCTTACTGGAAATAA
- a CDS encoding FprA family A-type flavoprotein, with translation MKPIPLKEGIYWVGEVDWDLRNFHGYSTNRGSTYNSYLVIDEKITLIDGVRPYLFDKMMQRLSSLIDPASIQYVIANHVEMDHSGSLPLIMDIAKNATIVTSLNGQKGLLAHYKGNDWNMKVVQTDEEVNIGKRTFRFFLTPMVHWPDNMASYLVEDKILFSNDAFGQHIASHERFDDELYLGAVIEEAKKYYANIVLPYSMLVKKTIEKLSHIPIDMIAPGHGIVWRSHIKNIIDEYNKWAANQTKNKCLIIYDTMWKSTEKIAHALQNAFNHGGISTKMINLRYNHLSDVVTDVLDARFICVGSPTLNSNLLPTVSAFLTYLKGLSPKDRIGLAFGSYGWGGQSVSHVEDALKECGFDLLESIKIQYIPDETQLQEIYEKTKQEIAKRG, from the coding sequence ATGAAACCGATACCACTAAAAGAAGGAATTTATTGGGTTGGAGAAGTTGACTGGGATTTAAGAAATTTCCATGGTTATTCAACCAACCGGGGGTCTACATACAATTCCTATTTGGTAATTGATGAAAAAATAACATTAATTGATGGCGTCAGGCCGTATCTCTTCGACAAAATGATGCAGCGCCTTTCCTCTCTTATTGATCCCGCAAGTATTCAGTATGTTATTGCAAACCACGTCGAAATGGACCATTCCGGCAGTTTACCGCTTATTATGGATATTGCAAAAAATGCCACTATTGTAACCTCCCTTAACGGACAGAAAGGGCTGCTGGCGCATTATAAGGGGAACGACTGGAATATGAAGGTGGTGCAAACGGATGAGGAAGTCAATATTGGCAAAAGGACCTTCAGGTTTTTTCTGACCCCAATGGTTCATTGGCCGGATAACATGGCAAGTTATCTGGTTGAGGATAAAATCCTTTTCTCGAATGACGCCTTTGGACAGCATATCGCTTCTCATGAAAGATTTGATGATGAACTTTACCTTGGAGCCGTTATTGAAGAGGCGAAAAAATACTATGCGAATATCGTCCTGCCCTATTCCATGCTAGTGAAAAAAACCATTGAAAAACTTTCTCATATCCCGATTGACATGATTGCTCCAGGTCATGGAATTGTATGGCGCTCACATATAAAAAATATTATAGATGAGTACAATAAATGGGCGGCCAACCAGACAAAGAATAAATGCCTTATTATTTATGATACCATGTGGAAATCCACGGAAAAAATTGCACATGCTTTACAAAACGCCTTCAATCACGGCGGTATTAGTACAAAGATGATTAATCTCCGTTATAATCACCTGTCGGATGTTGTTACGGACGTATTAGACGCAAGATTTATTTGTGTGGGATCTCCTACATTAAACAGTAATTTGCTTCCTACCGTGTCGGCATTTCTCACTTATTTAAAAGGGCTTTCGCCGAAAGACAGGATTGGCCTGGCATTTGGTTCTTATGGATGGGGAGGGCAGTCTGTTAGCCACGTGGAAGACGCACTTAAGGAGTGTGGTTTTGATTTGCTGGAAAGCATAAAAATCCAATACATTCCCGACGAAACGCAACTTCAGGAAATCTATGAAAAAACAAAACAGGAAATTGCAAAGAGAGGATAA
- a CDS encoding ArnT family glycosyltransferase, with translation MRPAIYEEKKNPFSISALPPMGIIQLRAFIKKHDLFSILTGITIFLFFFELGGRSFEVRDTRRFAEIALEMLQSGNWLILYKHDEIYMNKPHMFMWLIALFSSIGHHVTPLTARLPSAIAGIASILATFCFIGKFSSKRTAFIAGVILATTQRYFWYGRTSLPDMLFTTFIMLALYSFYLGYKQKPVFYIGLHFFTFLAILTKGPLAIIFIFGTIAVFLILQRNLRAMKGMKWRWGIILLLTMTGLYFAFILKVGFEPFIATIKREFLTRVNSPINHGEPFYYYLVTLWTDFLPWSLFIPFAVIFAYKKWREGDDFITFSFCWTILIFVFLCTAKAKHTRYMLPLYPALSIIIASLIANTLKRPVMNFLWLQVSVRWIIFVMAGAGIILLVAVPVYLVTYSWIGIFTSLITLLVLSGVFLSLRRKTGFANASFTMCMFAAIIGWGIYIHCLTVHSKEVTFGTKLTDVIKKELGDLNGCDIRGYKLGESLWTIINLSLNANISLIKNTDELKTFLNTSEHLQPVCIIEKNTFLDIKNNLADTTLHTVDICTKKRKVTLIFRRERQTNPAAHPAWQDIEEEGNHR, from the coding sequence ATGAGACCGGCAATTTATGAAGAAAAAAAGAACCCTTTCAGCATCTCTGCTCTACCGCCCATGGGAATAATCCAGTTGCGAGCCTTCATTAAAAAACACGACCTGTTTAGCATACTTACCGGTATAACTATTTTCCTTTTCTTCTTTGAACTAGGCGGTAGAAGTTTTGAGGTCAGGGACACCCGTAGGTTTGCGGAAATCGCACTGGAGATGCTACAAAGTGGAAACTGGCTTATACTTTACAAGCATGACGAAATTTATATGAATAAGCCACACATGTTCATGTGGCTGATTGCTCTTTTTTCTTCTATCGGACACCACGTTACTCCCCTTACTGCCCGCTTGCCCAGTGCTATTGCAGGCATTGCAAGCATTCTTGCAACATTCTGTTTTATCGGAAAATTTTCCAGCAAACGCACTGCTTTCATCGCTGGTGTAATCCTTGCCACTACCCAGAGATATTTCTGGTATGGACGAACTTCCTTACCCGACATGCTCTTCACTACTTTTATCATGCTTGCCCTATATTCTTTCTATCTTGGATACAAACAAAAGCCGGTTTTTTATATTGGCTTACATTTTTTTACCTTCCTTGCAATCTTAACAAAAGGTCCGCTGGCTATTATTTTTATCTTCGGTACTATTGCGGTATTCCTCATCCTTCAAAGAAATTTACGGGCTATGAAAGGAATGAAATGGCGATGGGGTATAATCCTCCTTCTGACAATGACCGGATTATATTTTGCATTTATACTAAAAGTAGGATTTGAACCATTTATCGCCACAATAAAAAGGGAATTCTTAACCCGGGTAAATAGCCCTATAAACCACGGAGAACCATTTTATTATTATTTAGTTACTCTTTGGACGGATTTCCTGCCATGGTCATTATTTATTCCGTTTGCCGTGATCTTTGCCTATAAAAAATGGCGGGAAGGAGACGATTTCATTACCTTTTCTTTCTGCTGGACGATACTCATTTTTGTATTTCTCTGCACAGCGAAGGCAAAGCATACAAGATATATGCTCCCCCTCTACCCTGCGTTATCGATCATAATAGCAAGCCTCATTGCTAATACATTGAAAAGGCCGGTTATGAACTTTTTGTGGCTACAGGTATCGGTGCGGTGGATTATTTTTGTAATGGCCGGAGCAGGAATAATTCTCCTTGTTGCTGTACCTGTCTATCTCGTTACGTATTCCTGGATTGGAATATTCACATCCCTTATCACACTCCTTGTCTTATCAGGGGTATTTCTCTCCCTCCGCCGAAAAACCGGATTCGCCAATGCAAGTTTTACGATGTGTATGTTTGCAGCAATCATAGGATGGGGAATATACATTCATTGCCTTACGGTTCATTCGAAGGAAGTAACTTTTGGTACAAAACTGACCGATGTAATAAAAAAAGAACTGGGAGACCTGAATGGCTGTGATATACGCGGGTATAAATTAGGTGAATCGTTATGGACTATTATAAACCTAAGTTTGAACGCCAATATCTCCCTAATCAAAAATACTGATGAGTTAAAGACCTTTTTAAACACGTCAGAACACCTGCAGCCGGTCTGCATTATTGAAAAAAATACTTTTCTTGACATAAAAAACAATTTGGCGGATACTACGTTACACACCGTGGATATTTGTACAAAAAAGCGTAAGGTAACGCTTATTTTCAGAAGAGAGCGCCAGACAAACCCGGCAGCACACCCGGCATGGCAAGACATCGAAGAAGAAGGGAATCATAGATGA
- a CDS encoding glycosyltransferase family 2 protein — translation MKKPDISIVIPLYNEADNIEPLGHAILLAMQGQNYEVIFVNDGSTDGSAKKLKEWCAVHTNFRTIHFRRNAGQTAAMDAGFKSAAGEYVVSMDADLQNDPADIPALLEKLNTYDMVCGWRQKRNDPWIKRISSTVANFIRNKLSWEDIKDTGCSLKAYRKECLNRIKLFNGMHRFLPTLFKMEGFTVIEVVVKHYPRKFGKSKYGISNRAFRAFIDLLVIRWMKKRTLHYEVEE, via the coding sequence ATGAAAAAACCTGATATCTCCATTGTTATTCCATTATACAACGAGGCGGATAATATTGAACCTCTTGGACATGCCATCCTCCTTGCCATGCAGGGACAAAACTACGAGGTGATCTTTGTGAACGATGGCAGCACTGACGGTAGTGCAAAAAAACTAAAAGAATGGTGTGCGGTACATACAAACTTCCGCACCATTCATTTCAGGAGAAATGCGGGCCAAACGGCGGCCATGGATGCCGGCTTTAAATCTGCTGCGGGAGAATATGTCGTTTCAATGGATGCCGACCTGCAAAATGATCCGGCGGACATTCCTGCATTGCTTGAAAAGTTAAACACATATGATATGGTATGCGGGTGGCGGCAAAAGAGAAATGATCCATGGATAAAGCGGATTTCCTCAACGGTGGCAAATTTCATCAGAAACAAACTTTCATGGGAAGATATTAAAGATACAGGATGTTCCCTTAAAGCATACAGGAAGGAATGTCTGAATCGCATCAAATTGTTTAACGGCATGCATCGGTTTCTGCCTACCCTGTTTAAGATGGAAGGATTCACCGTCATAGAAGTAGTGGTAAAACACTACCCAAGGAAATTCGGGAAATCGAAATATGGGATATCAAACAGGGCCTTTCGGGCATTTATTGACCTGTTAGTTATACGATGGATGAAAAAGCGGACGCTTCATTATGAGGTGGAAGAATGA
- a CDS encoding lipid-A-disaccharide synthase N-terminal domain-containing protein encodes MTLLTTHINTWVVIGFTGQLLFGSRFFVQWIISEKRGESIIPEIFWYLSMGGSAMLLMYAIYRHDPVFILGQSTGLIIYIRNIMLIYKKRKIVKIAAGDQREKHPANP; translated from the coding sequence ATGACGCTCCTTACAACTCACATAAATACATGGGTTGTCATAGGTTTTACCGGCCAGCTTCTTTTTGGATCGAGGTTCTTTGTCCAGTGGATTATTTCTGAAAAGCGCGGCGAGAGCATTATTCCCGAGATATTCTGGTATCTGAGTATGGGCGGAAGCGCTATGTTGCTCATGTACGCTATCTACCGTCATGACCCCGTATTTATTCTGGGACAATCCACCGGGCTTATTATTTACATACGCAACATCATGCTGATTTACAAAAAGAGAAAAATAGTGAAAATAGCGGCTGGAGACCAGCGTGAGAAACATCCGGCAAATCCTTAA